The following proteins are encoded in a genomic region of Hydra vulgaris chromosome 05, alternate assembly HydraT2T_AEP:
- the LOC136080409 gene encoding uncharacterized protein LOC136080409 encodes MSASEVLNFTEIPTVDAGVERFEFHEYDPVARTNLNSVGKISINIEQQDLFTLPSEAFLLFEERLLKADGTSYANAHAVSLTNNGIMHLFSQILYQLSNQEVEAVYHLGQATTMLGMLKYPNNFQLAQGLNQLWYENSATTAALAGNSGFAHIFGFCDDYDKVIYGFKHTLTLVRKSDDDTIFRLPAAAAGKVNLDKMLLFIPNVIPSDIEKINFYKTIESKVTLLVSFHARQCDTISEPQSTRFSWILSVKTSPEKPRKIIVGFQTNKDGNQELNPLIFGHCDLKNMYTMLNEERYPAVDYNLSFPNHQFSRAYRDASLFSEKFYGTNELILQSNIATFDYKYLCPLMVFNVSIRSERLQSSVVYVQIKAIFNAVIPADTEAFAVVISDRLLQFQSDRNKMNIVN; translated from the exons atgtcaGCTTCTgaagtattaaattttacagaaaTCCCAACTGTTGATGCAGGAGTTGAAAGATTTGAATTCCATGAATATGACCCAGTGGCTCGTACAAATCTAAATAGTGTTGGAAAAATAAGTATCAACATTGAGCAACAAGATTTATTCACACTTCCATCTGAAGCTTTTCTCTTGTTCGAAGAAAGACTTCTTAAAGCAGATGGAACATCTTATGCTAATGCACATGCAGTGTCACTTACAAATAATGGTATTATGCACTTATTTAGTCAAATATTATATCAATTATCAAACCAAGAAGTAGAAGCTGTTTATCATCTAGGTCAAGCAACAACTATGTTAGGAATGCTTAAATACCCAAACAACTTTCAATTAGCACAAGGATTAAATCAATTGTGGTATGAAAATTCTGCAACAACAGCAGCACTTGCCGGTAACTCAGGGTTTGCA CACATTTTTGGATTCTGTGATGATTACGACAAAGTTATTTATGGATTTAAACATACACTAACTCTTGTAAGAAAAAGTGATGATGATACAATTTTTAGACTTCCTGCTGCAGCTGCAGGAAAAGTTAATCTTGataaaatgttattgtttaTACCAAATGTGATCCCATCAGATATagaaaagattaatttttataaaactatcgAATCAAAAGTGACACTTCTAGTAAGTTTTCACGCGCGGCAGTGTGATACTATATCTGAACCACAATCTACTAGATTTTCTTGGATATTGAGCGTAAAGACATCTCCTGAAAAGccaagaaaaattattgttggatttcaaacaaataaagatgGAAATCAAGAACTTAATCCTTTAATATTCGGTCATTGCGACTTGAAAAATATGTATACTATGCTTAATGAGGAAAGATACCCTGCTGTtgattataatttatcattccCAAATCATCAATTTTCAAGAGCTTATAGAGATGCATCTTTGTTTAGTGAAAAATTTTATGGAACGAATGAATTGATCCTACAAAGCAACATAGCTACTTTtgactataaatatttatgccCACTTATGGTTTTTAATGTTAGTATACGATCAGAAAGATTACAATCATCCGTAGTATATGTACAAATTAAAGCAATATTTAATGCGGTTATTCCAGCAGATACTGAAGCATTTGCTGTTGTAATATCTGATAGATTGTTACAATTTCAATCAGAcagaaataaaatgaatattgttaattaa